A genomic region of Candidatus Abyssobacteria bacterium SURF_5 contains the following coding sequences:
- a CDS encoding HEAT repeat domain-containing protein: MNAFFAMCLLLLLPAGLAAETANTKPDDDKLLQSIRVVVDAPQAKVNWIELTEAIDGLGAGKKDEAAPLLILILRRESPLISSEDAPLPGVMPPLEMVQSAAIEALVKLQAGEAAPAIEDLARATKFQLLRERALEALSELR, translated from the coding sequence ATGAACGCTTTTTTCGCAATGTGTCTGCTTCTCTTGTTGCCTGCCGGTTTGGCTGCCGAAACGGCCAACACGAAACCCGATGACGATAAGCTGCTGCAGTCGATTCGCGTCGTCGTGGATGCTCCGCAGGCGAAGGTGAATTGGATCGAATTGACTGAGGCCATTGACGGTCTTGGGGCCGGCAAAAAGGATGAGGCGGCGCCTCTCCTGATTTTAATCCTTAGGCGAGAAAGCCCGTTGATCTCGTCGGAAGACGCTCCTTTGCCGGGCGTGATGCCGCCGCTGGAAATGGTGCAATCTGCCGCGATTGAGGCGCTGGTGAAGCTTCAGGCGGGTGAAGCCGCGCCTGCCATTGAAGATTTGGCACGCGCCACCAAGTTCCAACTGCTTAGGGAGCGGGCATTGGAGGCATTGTCAGAGTTGAGATAG